A window of the Synechococcus sp. M16.1 genome harbors these coding sequences:
- a CDS encoding DUF3721 domain-containing protein, translating to MRAIQPLSALSFGVLALLVNQTPGMAHGKGLYATEAEARQRAAEIGCSSVHENNDRWMPCTDERELHQQLRKQ from the coding sequence ATGCGCGCCATCCAACCCTTATCGGCTCTCAGCTTCGGCGTTTTGGCCCTGTTGGTGAACCAAACACCAGGGATGGCCCACGGCAAGGGGCTCTACGCCACTGAAGCCGAAGCCCGGCAGCGGGCAGCTGAAATCGGTTGCAGCAGCGTTCACGAAAACAACGACCGCTGGATGCCTTGCACTGATGAACGGGAACTCCACCAACAACTGCGCAAGCAATGA